The genome window AGCGCGGATCGCATATCAGCATAATCTATTTAAATTATATGAAATGAGGAAATACTATGGGAAAACCAATCGTAGCGGTGGTTGGCCGGCCGAATGTAGGAAAATCAACTTTATTTAATTATTTGGCGGGAAAGCGAATTTCAATCGTTCAGGATACGCCGGGTGTAACCCGCGATCGGATTTATGCCGATACGGAATGGCTGGATCGCACTTTTACTTTGATTGATACCGGCGGACTGGAATTATCCAGCAGCGATACGCTGCTCAAGCATATTCGGGCGCAGGCAGAAATTGCCATTGATTTGGCCGACGTCATCTTATTTATCGCCGACGGCCGGGCCGGGGTAACCGATGCCGATTATGAAGTGGCCAATCTGCTTAGAAAAAGCAAAAAACCGATCATTTTATGCGTCAATAAAGTGGATAGCTTTCAAAAACAGGCCAATGATATTTATGAGTTTTATAATCTGGGACTGGGCGAACCGATTCCGGTCTCGGCGGCCAATCAGCAGGGATTTGGTGAGCTGTTGGATGCTGTTACCGCTTATTTTCCGCAGGGAGAAAAGGAGGAGGCGGAAGAATATCCGTCGGTCGCGCTGGTCGGCAAGCCAAATGTCGGCAAATCCAGTCTGCTCAATCAATTACTGGGCGAAGAACGCTCGATTGTCTCCGATGTGGCCGGAACAACCAGAGATTCGATTGATTCGGTAGTTACCTATAATCATACCAAATATGTTTTTACCGATACGGCCGGACTGCGCCGCAAAAACAAGGTCACCGGCGAAATTGAAAAATACAGCATTATCCGGACAGTGGCAGCTGTTGAAAAATCGGATATTACCCTGCTGATGATTGACGCAACCGAAGGCCTAACCGAGCAGGACGCTAAAATTGCCGGTATCGCGCATGAGCGGGGCAAGGGCATCATCATTGCCGTCAATAAATGGGATGCGATTGAAAAAGACGACAAGACCATGAAACGTTTTGAAGAAGATATCCAGCGGACATTATCCTATTTGGACTACGCGCCGCGTGTGTTCATTTCGGCTAAAACCGGCCAAAGAATGCATCGCCTGTTTGAAACAATTGAAGCGGTTGTCCAAAACCAAAACCTGCGGGTGGCAACCGGTGTTTTAAACGAAGTCCTGTATGACGCGATGGCAATGAATCAGCCGCCGGCCGATAAGGGCAACCGCCTGAAGATTTTCTACGCGACTCAGGTAGGGGTCAAGCCTCCGACCTTTGTGCTGTTTATCAATGAGCGTGAATTAATGCATTTTTCTTATCAACGTTATATTGAAAATAAATTCAGAGAAGCCTTTGGCTTCAAGGGAACCTCTTTGCGCTTTATCTTAAAAGAAAGGAAGAAAAATGATTAAACTGCTTCCGGTAATTTTGGTCGGCTATTTGGCCGGCTGTTTTCAGACGGCGTATATTGTGGGCAAAATCAACCGGCATATTGATATCCGCCAGTATGGCTCGGGCAATGCCGGCACCACCAACGCGCTGCGGGTGATGGGCTTAAAACTGGGGCTTTTGACCTTTGCCGGAGATTTTTTGAAATCTTTTTTGACAGTTACAATCGTTTTACTTTTAACAAAAGATTCGTTGTCAGCGATTGCTGCCGGCTTTGGCGTAATTCTCGGTCATGACTTCCCGGTGTTTTTAAACTTTCGGGGCGGCAAAGGAATTGCGTCCACGATTGGGCTTGCGTTTGCGCTGGATTATCGGCTGGGTCTGCTTTGTCTGGTGATTATGATTGTGGTAATTGCCGTCAGCCGCTATGTGTCTCTGGCCTCGCTCCTTTTGTGCATCAGCCTGCCGTTTGGCTTTCTTTTTTGGCAAAAGCCGTCCGGCATGGAAATGTGCTTTGCCTTATGGATTGCTTTACTGGGGATTTATCAGCATCGGGCAAATGTGAAGCGCCTGCTGAGCGGCTCGGAAAACAAGATCAGCTTTGGCGGGAAAAAATAAGTTTGACTGAAGGGTCTATACAACCCGGAAAGGAAAAGAAATGAAAGAAAAAATCTATACGAAAGTATGGGGCGATACCGTATTTTTGCCGGAACTGTTATGTGCGGCGGCAATTGGCATCGGGGTAACAATGGGCTTTTACGGCGGCATATCTTATTTGCTGACCAAGCTGACAAGCCTGTCTGCCGGTGTGATCGGCGGTTATGCCTTAATGGGCGGAATTGCCGGCTGTTTTCTCAGCGGTATCATCACCGGACGGAGTTTTAAGCCGAAACGGATCGTGATTGAGGGAACCGAGGAAATAGAACTGGAAAAAGTTTTAACAGATGCCGGTACCTCGCTTGCAGCGGAAACCGAACTTTTAGCCAGAGCAGATAAGGAAACGCTGCAAGAGATGGAAGCCTTAAAGCTTTATGGCTTGCTTCGGCTGATTCCTGAAGATTCTCCTAATTATAAACCGCAGTATAGAGGAGAAGAGGAAGGGAGGAGCCGGAAATGATAAGTGCAGAATTGATTTTACAGGCTTTTTTATTTTCTTTATTGGGCGGTATTTTATTTTCGGTAATCGGTGTGATTCCGGGAACGGACGAAACAGCAACGATGGCGCCGCTGACCTTGATTTTGGTGCTTTTGGGCGTTTCACCGGTGGTTATATTTGCTTGGTTTATCGGCATTACGGTGGCGATGCAGATCACGCACACGATTCCAACGGCTATGACCGCTCTGCCGGGCAGTACGATGGCGGTGCCAATGATTCAATACTGCCGGACGGCAAAAGCATTGGGCGTACCGCATATCATTATGCGGAAAATGGCGGCCGCTTCCCTGATCGGCTCCTTGGTGGCTGTGCCGGTGTCAATCGGTTTTGCCATGCTGTTAGCGCCTCTGGGCGAACTGATCAAACCCTATATCGGGCTGATTTTTACTTTAGGGGCGATTTTTATTGCCTATATGTCGAAAGCCAAGTGGGGAGCGATTCTGGGGCTGGTGCCGTTTTCTTTCCTGATTCAGGGGATTCAGAGGCTGGCACAGGAGGGAGTCGGCAAAAACTTATTTATTTCCATCTTTATGGGAATTACCATCGGGCCGATGATTGCCGAGATTTTTAATGTTTTTGTGCCGGAGATCCGAAAATCACAGGAAACCGGAGAATTATCCAAAGTGTACTTGGCACCGGAACCGGACCGAAAAATGGGATTTTTCCCCAATCCTTTCCGCCAGTTTTCCGGTGGCCAAAGGAATAAAATCCTGACGGCTTCCGCTATCTCCGCCTGTACCTTTACCTTTTCACCGGTCGGAATGACTGTGCTCTTAGGTGAGCTCCTAGCCGGGAAAAAAGAAATTTATCAAAAAACCATGCTGACGGCCGGAATTCAGGATGCAGTGACCAATGCCACATATATCGGCGAATTGATTATTCCGCTTTTGGCCTTTGGCCTGCCGCTTTCGCCGGTAGCTTTGGGGCCGGCGGCTCCGCTTTTTAACGCACCGCCGGTTTTTACGACGGATCCGGTGATGAATCTGCACAATTTTTTAAGCTGGTCGGATTATTTGGTTTATGGCATCATTGGCATTATCGGCGGCGCCGCTTTTGCCTATCCGCTGGCCATGACCAAAGCCAGAAGCTGGACGGAAAAAATGCTGCGCTATGTCAGCCATGAAGCCTTGATCGGTTCTTTTCTGGGACTGGTGTTTATGCTGGCCTTTTACGAAGCGGGCGTTTTGGGAATTGCCATTACTTTGTCGGTGGCACTGTTCAGCGGCATTTTAAACAACCGCTTCGGGATGCATACCGGTGTGTTGTTTATGGGCTTTTATGCTTCCGGGTTTATTACCGGACTATTTTTATAGCTAAGGAGCGGGGAAGATTTCCCCTGCGTCAGGAGAACATATTTTTTTCTCTTGACAAACACCAAAAATCATGTATACTAATGCCAATGCCTTGATTTTTAATTTATAGGCTAATATAGCTAAAAACAACAGGCACTCAAATGAGATTGTCAAAGCCGCTTTTGCAGAAAGGAGTTAAGAATGATTCTGTATCAGACACAGGTTAATGCAACAAAATACTGGCAAAGCACTGGATACAGGTTGTATTCTTAATGTGCTTTGATTTTTGTGCATAGATACGGCCGGTGAAGGAACTGTATCTATGTGGAAAAGCCTTACTCAGATTATCTTGCCACATAGAAAAAACTATGTGGCTTTTTGTTTGCCTAAAATGAAGCTGTTAAAAAGGAGATTTAATTGAAATGAAAAAGAAAATTTTATTGACAATTCTGTGTCTAATCCTTGTCGCTGTTGTCGGGGCTTGTGGCACTAAGAGCAGTAAGCTGGCGGAAAATACGGCAGATTCCAATCAGGAAAAACCGATTCCCAGGGAAGAAAGTGCAATCATCAAAATTGGTGTTTTGCAGCTTTTAAGTCACCCGGCGCTTGATGAAATCTATCGAGGACTGACCGAGGAACTTGCCCGCTCCGGTTATACCGAAGACGGAAAAAACGGGAAAAAGATTGAGCTTGACCTGCAAAATGCACAGGGCGATCAAAGCAACTTAATTACCATGGCAGAAAAAATGGTGGCGGAAAAAAATAATATTTTAGTCGGCATTACCACACTGGCAACGCTGTCTTTAGCTAAGGCAACAAAAGAGATTCCGATTGTGATGGCAGGGATCACTTATCCGGTAGAGGCGGGGCTGATTAAGGACGAAAAACAGCCGGACACCAATGTAACCGGCGTCAGCGACCGGACACCGATTAAACGGCAATTGGAGATTATGAAAGAAATCTTGCCGGATTTGAAAAAAATGGGTGTGCTTTACACTTCCGGTGAAGATAACTCAGCAAAACAAATAGAGGACGTGAAAGCAGCGGCGGCAGAACTCGGCATTGATTTAAAAATCACGTCCGTTGCCGGCA of Lachnospiraceae bacterium oral taxon 500 contains these proteins:
- a CDS encoding ABC transporter substrate-binding protein, giving the protein MKKKILLTILCLILVAVVGACGTKSSKLAENTADSNQEKPIPREESAIIKIGVLQLLSHPALDEIYRGLTEELARSGYTEDGKNGKKIELDLQNAQGDQSNLITMAEKMVAEKNNILVGITTLATLSLAKATKEIPIVMAGITYPVEAGLIKDEKQPDTNVTGVSDRTPIKRQLEIMKEILPDLKKMGVLYTSGEDNSAKQIEDVKAAAAELGIDLKITSVAGTNDVQQAAESVAAQVQAIFVPIDNTIASTMPTVVKAADEYHIGVFPSADTMVADGGVLGLGVDQYMLGVKAAQTVIAVLDGADPAKTPIVLANDGIIYLNEKKAEELGIVIPETIRKEAKIVGK
- the plsY gene encoding acyl-phosphate glycerol 3-phosphate acyltransferase, whose protein sequence is MIKLLPVILVGYLAGCFQTAYIVGKINRHIDIRQYGSGNAGTTNALRVMGLKLGLLTFAGDFLKSFLTVTIVLLLTKDSLSAIAAGFGVILGHDFPVFLNFRGGKGIASTIGLAFALDYRLGLLCLVIMIVVIAVSRYVSLASLLLCISLPFGFLFWQKPSGMEMCFALWIALLGIYQHRANVKRLLSGSENKISFGGKK
- a CDS encoding ribosome biogenesis GTPase Der — its product is MGKPIVAVVGRPNVGKSTLFNYLAGKRISIVQDTPGVTRDRIYADTEWLDRTFTLIDTGGLELSSSDTLLKHIRAQAEIAIDLADVILFIADGRAGVTDADYEVANLLRKSKKPIILCVNKVDSFQKQANDIYEFYNLGLGEPIPVSAANQQGFGELLDAVTAYFPQGEKEEAEEYPSVALVGKPNVGKSSLLNQLLGEERSIVSDVAGTTRDSIDSVVTYNHTKYVFTDTAGLRRKNKVTGEIEKYSIIRTVAAVEKSDITLLMIDATEGLTEQDAKIAGIAHERGKGIIIAVNKWDAIEKDDKTMKRFEEDIQRTLSYLDYAPRVFISAKTGQRMHRLFETIEAVVQNQNLRVATGVLNEVLYDAMAMNQPPADKGNRLKIFYATQVGVKPPTFVLFINERELMHFSYQRYIENKFREAFGFKGTSLRFILKERKKND